One part of the Xylanimonas allomyrinae genome encodes these proteins:
- the nrdI gene encoding class Ib ribonucleoside-diphosphate reductase assembly flavoprotein NrdI, producing the protein MSTRPVPLYYYSSASGMVRLFAERVCEGTGRQAHDLGVRAVRQSVPDEPWVLVTPSYKTGNPDNDTIPEAVRRFLANPVTRRRLVGVLGSGNRNFGRHYQAAARQIAAASGRPLLLEFELQGTRWDVDDARRILADLDASLAGTALADGTLAAPTL; encoded by the coding sequence GTGAGCACGCGCCCGGTCCCGCTGTACTACTACTCGTCGGCGTCCGGGATGGTGCGGCTGTTCGCCGAACGCGTGTGCGAGGGGACCGGCAGGCAGGCCCACGACCTCGGCGTCCGAGCCGTCCGCCAGTCCGTGCCCGACGAGCCGTGGGTACTGGTCACGCCGTCGTACAAGACCGGCAACCCTGACAACGACACGATTCCCGAGGCGGTGCGCCGGTTCTTGGCGAACCCGGTCACGCGGCGCCGTCTCGTGGGCGTCCTGGGATCGGGCAACCGCAACTTCGGCCGCCACTACCAGGCGGCGGCACGCCAGATCGCCGCGGCGTCGGGCAGGCCCCTGCTGCTGGAGTTCGAGCTTCAGGGCACGCGCTGGGACGTCGACGACGCGCGCCGCATCCTGGCCGACCTCGACGCCTCCCTTGCGGGCACCGCGCTCGCGGACGGCACGCTCGCAGCACCCACCCTCTGA
- a CDS encoding TIGR04053 family radical SAM/SPASM domain-containing protein, which yields MIVYWELTTACGLACRHCRAEAVLQAPPGELTTRQALRVLDQITEFGDPLPHVVMTGGDPLRRPDLDELIAAATARGIGVSLAPAVTPLLSRARLEELKELGVQAVSLSLDGSTSALHDGVRQVPGTYEATLAALDVAAEVGIQVQVNTLVTADTLPDMPAVYELLRTRTLMTWSLFFLISTGRGTALREPSPGDAERLMRWLGGVAREAPFQVRTTEATHYRRIAAARHEKAGLTAPEIEALPMARGFGIRDGNGIVFVSHTGDVTPSGFLPLAVGNVKERSLAELYREDPTLLALRDPAGFKGRCGECEYHLWCGGSRARAYAWTGDPLESDPLCPYKPGTRTTALTATP from the coding sequence ATGATCGTCTACTGGGAGCTGACGACGGCGTGCGGCCTCGCGTGCCGCCACTGCCGGGCCGAGGCGGTGCTCCAGGCACCACCAGGGGAGCTGACCACCCGCCAAGCCCTGCGCGTGCTCGACCAGATCACCGAGTTCGGCGACCCGCTGCCCCACGTCGTCATGACGGGCGGAGACCCGCTGCGCCGCCCGGACCTCGACGAGCTCATCGCCGCGGCGACCGCGCGCGGCATCGGCGTCTCGCTCGCGCCCGCCGTCACGCCGCTGCTGAGCCGCGCACGGCTCGAGGAGCTCAAGGAGCTGGGCGTCCAGGCCGTCTCGCTGAGCCTCGACGGCTCGACGTCGGCGCTGCACGACGGCGTGCGCCAGGTCCCAGGCACGTACGAGGCGACGCTCGCCGCGCTCGACGTCGCCGCCGAGGTCGGCATACAGGTGCAGGTCAACACGCTCGTCACCGCCGACACGCTGCCGGACATGCCCGCGGTCTACGAGCTGCTGCGCACGCGCACGCTCATGACGTGGAGCCTGTTCTTCCTCATCTCGACCGGGCGCGGCACCGCGCTGCGCGAGCCGTCGCCGGGCGACGCGGAGCGGCTCATGCGCTGGCTGGGCGGCGTCGCCCGCGAGGCGCCGTTCCAGGTCCGCACCACGGAGGCGACGCACTACCGCCGCATCGCCGCGGCACGGCACGAGAAGGCGGGGCTGACGGCACCCGAGATCGAGGCGCTGCCCATGGCGCGCGGGTTCGGCATCCGCGACGGCAACGGCATCGTGTTCGTGTCCCACACGGGCGACGTCACGCCGTCGGGGTTCCTGCCGCTCGCGGTCGGCAACGTCAAGGAGCGCTCGCTCGCCGAGCTGTACCGCGAGGACCCGACGCTGCTCGCGCTGCGTGACCCCGCCGGGTTCAAGGGCCGCTGCGGCGAGTGCGAGTACCACCTGTGGTGCGGCGGCTCGCGTGCCCGCGCGTACGCGTGGACGGGTGATCCGCTCGAGTCCGACCCGCTGTGCCCGTACAAGCCCGGGACGCGCACGACGGCGCTGACCGCGACGCCCTAG
- a CDS encoding MBL fold metallo-hydrolase, translating to MTLDGTRSYVLRAPTGAAGATGDVPAHHGDAPRSPHAGAVVVDPGPLDEAHLRALAAAGPVALVLVTHRHADHTAGAGRLRELTGAPVRALDPHHCLGAAPLRDGEVLHAAGLRVEVLATPGHTADSACFVVTPDDGDPVVLTGDTVLGAGSTVLAEPDGSLAGYLASLDRLERVATPSCRGLPGHGPVVEDLAGRVRAYRAHRLERLGQVRAALEALGADDGTGVSADAVVALVYADVPAAVRAAARQSVVAQIAYLRSRPR from the coding sequence ATGACGCTCGACGGCACGCGCTCGTACGTGCTGCGCGCCCCCACGGGCGCGGCGGGCGCCACCGGAGACGTCCCGGCGCACCACGGCGACGCGCCGCGCTCGCCGCACGCGGGCGCCGTCGTCGTCGACCCTGGGCCGCTCGACGAGGCCCACCTGCGGGCGCTCGCGGCTGCCGGGCCGGTCGCGCTCGTCCTGGTCACGCACCGCCACGCCGACCACACGGCGGGCGCGGGGCGCCTGCGCGAGCTCACGGGCGCCCCGGTGCGGGCGCTCGACCCGCACCACTGCCTCGGCGCCGCCCCGCTGCGCGACGGCGAGGTGCTCCACGCCGCGGGCCTGCGCGTCGAGGTGCTGGCGACGCCGGGCCACACGGCCGACTCCGCGTGCTTCGTGGTCACGCCCGACGACGGCGACCCCGTGGTGCTGACGGGCGACACCGTGCTGGGTGCCGGCTCGACGGTGCTTGCCGAGCCGGACGGGTCGCTGGCCGGCTATCTGGCGAGCCTCGACCGTCTGGAGCGGGTCGCGACCCCGTCGTGCCGGGGCCTGCCGGGCCACGGCCCGGTCGTCGAGGACCTCGCGGGGAGGGTACGCGCCTACCGCGCGCACCGGCTCGAGCGGCTCGGTCAGGTCCGGGCCGCCCTGGAGGCGCTGGGCGCGGACGACGGCACGGGCGTGAGCGCGGACGCCGTCGTCGCGCTGGTGTATGCGGACGTCCCGGCGGCGGTCCGGGCCGCGGCCCGCCAGTCGGTCGTGGCCCAGATCGCCTACCTGCGGTCGCGGCCGCGCTGA
- a CDS encoding phosphatase PAP2 family protein → MSTSPGSAGRAGVVREIALCLGLYGLYTVTRLWASGAYPAAARNALDVLHVEHLLGLDIERAVNHALSPVTWVSVASSYWYATMHFIVTPLMLVLLYRYRHDVYRVARTALMGATFFALLGYFFFPTAPPRLLRGYDYIDTVASTARYGWWPSQEALDTGAGAATNQFAAMPSMHVGWALWVSIVLAVLVRRRWLKVLAFTYVTATTVVVVLTGNHWVLDAVAGGALVAAAWGLATWYERTTQGAREPEPALVAADQALDESVARSG, encoded by the coding sequence ATGAGCACCTCGCCGGGGAGTGCCGGGCGCGCCGGCGTGGTGCGCGAGATCGCGCTGTGCCTCGGTCTGTACGGCCTGTACACGGTGACGCGCCTGTGGGCGAGCGGCGCGTACCCGGCCGCCGCACGGAACGCGCTCGACGTCCTGCACGTCGAGCACCTGCTGGGCCTGGACATCGAGCGGGCCGTCAACCATGCGCTCAGCCCCGTGACCTGGGTCAGCGTGGCGTCGTCGTACTGGTACGCGACGATGCACTTCATCGTCACGCCGCTCATGCTCGTGCTGCTGTACCGCTACCGGCACGACGTGTACCGGGTGGCGCGCACGGCCCTCATGGGGGCGACGTTCTTCGCGCTGCTGGGGTACTTCTTCTTCCCGACGGCGCCGCCGCGGCTGCTGCGCGGCTACGACTACATCGACACGGTCGCCTCGACCGCCCGCTACGGGTGGTGGCCGTCGCAGGAGGCGCTCGACACGGGTGCCGGGGCGGCGACGAACCAGTTCGCGGCGATGCCCTCGATGCACGTCGGGTGGGCGCTGTGGGTCAGCATCGTGCTGGCCGTCCTCGTGCGCCGCCGGTGGCTCAAGGTGCTCGCGTTCACCTACGTCACGGCCACGACGGTCGTCGTCGTCCTGACGGGCAACCACTGGGTGCTCGACGCCGTGGCGGGCGGCGCGCTCGTGGCTGCGGCCTGGGGTCTCGCCACCTGGTACGAGCGCACCACGCAGGGCGCGCGAGAGCCCGAACCCGCTCTCGTCGCCGCCGATCAGGCGCTCGACGAGAGCGTCGCCCGGTCGGGCTGA
- the purQ gene encoding phosphoribosylformylglycinamidine synthase subunit PurQ, whose product MAGAEGARIGVITFPGTLDDRDAQRAVRLAGATPVALWHADADLHGVDAVVIPGGFSYGDYLRAGAISRFAAAMTSVADAARGGMPVLGICNGFQILTEAHLLPGSMVKNDHLHFICREQTLVVENVATAWTNQYASGQRITIPLKNQDGQFVADERTLDALEAEGRVVFRYDGWNPNGSRRNIAGITNERGNVVGLMPHPEHAVEQGFGPDSDAGARQGTDGLTFFTSALAALVGA is encoded by the coding sequence ATGGCGGGGGCCGAGGGCGCCCGCATCGGCGTCATCACCTTTCCCGGGACGCTCGACGACCGCGACGCGCAGCGCGCGGTCCGCCTCGCCGGCGCCACCCCCGTGGCCCTCTGGCACGCGGACGCCGACCTGCACGGCGTCGACGCCGTCGTCATCCCCGGCGGGTTCTCCTACGGCGACTACCTGCGGGCCGGCGCCATCAGCCGGTTCGCCGCGGCCATGACGTCGGTCGCCGACGCCGCGCGTGGCGGGATGCCCGTGCTCGGCATCTGCAACGGCTTCCAGATCCTCACCGAGGCGCACCTGCTGCCCGGGTCGATGGTCAAGAACGACCACCTGCACTTCATCTGCCGCGAACAGACGCTCGTCGTCGAGAACGTCGCGACCGCCTGGACCAACCAGTACGCGTCAGGGCAGCGCATCACCATCCCGCTCAAGAACCAGGACGGCCAGTTCGTCGCCGACGAGCGCACGCTCGACGCGCTGGAGGCCGAGGGCCGCGTGGTGTTCCGCTACGACGGCTGGAACCCCAACGGGTCGCGCCGCAACATCGCGGGGATCACCAACGAGCGAGGCAACGTCGTCGGCCTCATGCCGCACCCCGAGCACGCCGTCGAGCAGGGCTTCGGCCCCGACTCCGACGCGGGTGCGCGCCAGGGCACCGACGGGCTGACGTTCTTCACCTCGGCGCTCGCCGCGCTCGTCGGCGCCTGA
- a CDS encoding DUF4190 domain-containing protein, whose protein sequence is MPLVLGLVGLRRTRRLNLTGRGFAIAGIALGAVTTVVCSALVFYLVMILRSDAFQELVHIGFAETELTQAPQMSLGECFDVSGDDLAPGPTVDCAHAHDAEVVGVQDVLFESYPGASALDADTRDFCLETFPEYVGVEYEDSSLDMSYLFPSMTSWAQGDRQLVCYVVAGIGEPLVDSVQGSGR, encoded by the coding sequence GTGCCCTTGGTCCTCGGCCTCGTGGGCCTTCGCCGCACCCGGCGCCTGAACCTCACCGGCAGAGGCTTCGCCATCGCCGGCATCGCGCTGGGCGCCGTGACGACCGTCGTGTGCTCGGCGCTCGTCTTCTACCTCGTCATGATCCTCCGGTCGGACGCCTTCCAGGAACTCGTCCACATCGGGTTCGCCGAGACGGAGCTCACGCAGGCACCGCAGATGTCCCTCGGCGAGTGCTTCGACGTCTCGGGCGACGACCTGGCGCCGGGCCCCACCGTCGACTGCGCGCACGCGCATGACGCCGAGGTGGTCGGCGTCCAGGACGTGCTCTTCGAGTCGTACCCCGGTGCGAGTGCGCTCGACGCCGACACGCGCGACTTCTGTCTTGAGACGTTCCCGGAGTATGTCGGGGTCGAGTACGAGGACTCTTCGCTCGACATGAGCTATCTCTTCCCGAGCATGACGTCCTGGGCGCAGGGCGACCGGCAGCTCGTGTGCTACGTCGTCGCCGGCATCGGCGAGCCGCTCGTCGACAGCGTGCAGGGATCGGGCCGCTGA
- a CDS encoding histidine kinase: MDLARYVDDLQQRLAQAADLAGDDATRLVERLTAPLDAAVRLVLLDALSVAAGEISAELAPGTVDLRLRGGDPEFAVVAPPARPAGSAAPDAPPPVPPTDGDEGTTTRTTLRLPDHLKAQVESAAARDGVSVNTWLVRAVAAGLPGAAPQPATPTRPEQRGNRLTGWVR; the protein is encoded by the coding sequence ATGGACCTTGCGCGCTACGTCGACGACCTCCAGCAGCGGCTCGCCCAGGCGGCCGATCTCGCCGGGGACGACGCCACCCGGCTCGTCGAGCGGCTCACCGCGCCGCTCGACGCTGCCGTGCGCCTCGTGCTCCTCGACGCGCTCTCGGTAGCGGCCGGCGAGATCTCGGCCGAGCTCGCGCCCGGGACCGTCGACCTGCGCCTGCGCGGCGGCGACCCCGAGTTCGCCGTCGTCGCCCCGCCCGCCCGGCCCGCCGGCAGCGCGGCACCCGACGCGCCCCCGCCCGTCCCGCCGACCGACGGCGACGAGGGCACCACGACCCGCACGACGCTGCGCCTGCCCGACCACCTCAAGGCGCAGGTCGAGTCCGCCGCCGCTCGCGACGGCGTCTCCGTCAACACCTGGCTCGTGCGTGCCGTCGCTGCCGGGCTCCCGGGCGCCGCCCCGCAGCCCGCCACGCCCACCCGCCCCGAGCAGCGCGGCAACCGCCTCACCGGCTGGGTGCGCTGA
- a CDS encoding DUF4097 family beta strand repeat-containing protein — MPTFPAPAPVPVVVDVPFGALHVVAGERDDVVVTVLPADPGRSGSVRAAEDTRVTRDGDAVTIVYPSQWKQWVLPFAAGGAHVTVEVPAGSDLRGRAGSLLAEGRLGEVDLALNGGDARLDEATRLDLRVSAGSVVVGRVTGRANVKASAGSVRIGQVAGDGTVRASNGTTTVGAVVGTLDVAGAHADVVVGTVRGTLTARTAHAGIRVGSVDTGEVTLTSSYGTIEIGVPAGVAAWLDVSSEHGSVHHQLTPADGPADGDATATVRASTGYGDVIVRRPEHLPA; from the coding sequence ATGCCCACCTTCCCCGCACCCGCCCCCGTGCCCGTCGTCGTCGACGTCCCGTTCGGCGCCCTGCACGTCGTCGCCGGCGAGCGCGACGACGTCGTCGTCACCGTGCTGCCCGCCGACCCGGGCAGGTCCGGCTCGGTGCGCGCCGCCGAGGACACGCGCGTGACCCGTGACGGGGACGCCGTCACGATCGTCTACCCGAGCCAGTGGAAGCAGTGGGTCCTGCCGTTCGCGGCCGGCGGCGCGCACGTGACCGTCGAGGTGCCCGCGGGCTCGGACCTGCGCGGACGGGCCGGCTCGCTCCTCGCGGAGGGCCGGCTCGGCGAGGTCGACCTCGCGCTCAACGGCGGCGACGCCCGCCTCGACGAGGCGACCCGGCTCGACCTGCGCGTCTCGGCCGGCAGCGTCGTCGTCGGGCGCGTCACCGGGCGCGCGAACGTCAAGGCGAGCGCCGGGTCGGTCCGCATCGGGCAGGTCGCCGGGGACGGCACCGTGCGCGCGAGCAACGGCACCACCACGGTGGGCGCCGTCGTCGGGACGCTCGACGTCGCCGGGGCGCACGCCGACGTCGTCGTCGGCACGGTGCGCGGCACCCTCACGGCCCGCACCGCGCACGCCGGCATCCGCGTCGGCAGCGTCGACACCGGCGAGGTCACGCTCACGTCGTCGTACGGGACGATCGAGATCGGCGTCCCCGCAGGCGTGGCGGCCTGGCTCGACGTGTCGTCCGAGCACGGCTCCGTGCACCACCAGCTCACGCCCGCCGACGGCCCGGCCGACGGCGACGCCACCGCCACGGTCCGCGCGTCGACCGGGTACGGCGACGTCATCGTGCGCCGCCCCGAGCACCTCCCCGCCTGA
- a CDS encoding ABC transporter ATP-binding protein has product MPAPAIQVTDLRVSFGANDVLRGVSFDVARGEIFALLGANGAGKTTTINVLSTLLPAGGGHAVVAGHDVAGDPAGVRRAISLTGQFAAVDEILTGRENVELVATLRRERAPRQVATDLLARFGLADAADRRAGTYSGGMKRRLDIAMSLVGAPEVVVLDEPTTGLDPAGRLEVWRRVTELADGGTTILLTTQHLDEAEALAGRIAILHDGVIIAEGTLAELKALFPPATVEYVEKQPSLEEIFLAITGTKEGRDVS; this is encoded by the coding sequence ATGCCTGCCCCAGCCATCCAGGTCACCGACCTGCGCGTGTCGTTCGGCGCGAACGACGTGCTGCGCGGCGTCAGCTTCGACGTCGCACGCGGCGAGATCTTCGCCCTGCTCGGCGCCAACGGCGCCGGCAAGACCACCACGATCAACGTCCTGTCGACGTTGCTGCCCGCCGGCGGCGGCCACGCCGTCGTCGCCGGGCACGACGTCGCCGGCGACCCGGCCGGCGTGCGCCGCGCCATCTCCCTGACGGGCCAGTTCGCGGCCGTCGACGAGATCCTCACCGGGCGCGAGAACGTCGAGCTCGTCGCCACCCTGCGCCGCGAGCGCGCGCCACGGCAGGTCGCCACCGACCTGCTGGCCCGCTTCGGCTTGGCCGACGCCGCCGACCGGCGCGCCGGGACGTACTCGGGCGGCATGAAGCGCCGCCTCGACATCGCGATGAGCCTCGTCGGCGCACCCGAGGTCGTCGTCCTCGACGAGCCGACCACGGGCCTCGACCCCGCGGGGCGCCTCGAGGTGTGGCGCAGGGTCACCGAGCTCGCCGACGGCGGCACCACGATCCTGCTGACCACGCAGCACCTCGACGAGGCGGAGGCCCTGGCCGGTCGCATCGCCATCCTGCACGACGGCGTCATCATCGCCGAGGGCACGCTCGCCGAGCTCAAGGCGCTGTTCCCGCCCGCGACCGTCGAGTACGTCGAGAAGCAGCCGAGCCTCGAGGAGATCTTCCTCGCCATCACCGGCACGAAGGAAGGTCGAGATGTTTCATGA
- a CDS encoding ABC transporter permease gives MFHDTCALTGRLMKQILRSPDTVITVAVTPLALFLLFRYVFGGAIGGTGNYTTYLLPGILLITVASGVAYTALRLYDDRTKGINARLATLPIARSAVLWSHVITSVVSTLVTAAVVVGAAFAMGLRPHASPLGWLGFVGVLTLFTLALTWLAVIPGLTARSVEGASAFSYPLIFLPFLSSAFVPTQTMPGPVRWFAEHQPATSVVESMRALIEGEPAGTALWTALAWMLALTALASVVAVRTAARPAVRAGGRAG, from the coding sequence ATGTTTCATGACACCTGCGCCCTGACCGGGCGCCTCATGAAGCAGATCCTGCGCAGCCCCGACACCGTCATCACGGTGGCCGTCACCCCGCTGGCCCTGTTCCTGCTGTTCCGGTACGTGTTCGGCGGGGCGATCGGCGGCACGGGGAACTACACCACCTACCTGCTGCCCGGCATCCTGCTCATCACGGTCGCGTCCGGCGTCGCCTACACGGCCCTGCGCCTGTACGACGACCGGACGAAGGGCATCAACGCCCGGCTGGCGACCCTGCCGATCGCCCGCTCGGCCGTCCTGTGGTCGCACGTGATCACGTCGGTCGTCTCCACCCTCGTCACCGCGGCCGTCGTCGTCGGCGCCGCGTTCGCGATGGGGCTGCGCCCGCACGCCTCGCCGCTCGGCTGGCTCGGGTTCGTCGGCGTGCTCACGCTCTTCACGCTCGCGCTGACCTGGCTGGCCGTCATCCCCGGACTGACGGCCCGCTCGGTCGAGGGCGCGTCGGCGTTCTCCTACCCGCTGATCTTCCTGCCGTTCCTGTCGTCGGCGTTCGTGCCGACGCAGACGATGCCCGGCCCGGTGCGCTGGTTCGCGGAGCACCAGCCGGCGACGTCGGTCGTCGAGTCGATGCGTGCCCTGATCGAGGGCGAGCCGGCCGGCACCGCCCTGTGGACGGCCCTGGCCTGGATGCTGGCCCTCACCGCGCTCGCCTCCGTGGTCGCCGTGCGCACCGCCGCCCGCCCGGCGGTGCGCGCGGGCGGCCGGGCAGGCTGA
- a CDS encoding phosphoribosylaminoimidazolesuccinocarboxamide synthase, producing the protein MTDTYDAFAGGPLDLPGWRHVYSGKVRDLYEPDLPALGGAHPLGDVVLVVASDRVSAYDHVLSPGIPDKGVVLTQLSLWWFEQLADLVPHHVVSVAPSAEPFDGLVPDVFAGRAMICKRLRMYPVECVARGYLTGSGLAEYRVSGSVTGIALPEGLVDGSRLPEPIFTPATKAEVGEHDENVPFSAVVGTLGEAAATRLRDLTLAVYSRAEQIARERGVILADTKLEFGVDPGSGAVVLGDEVLTPDSSRFWPADEWEPGRAQPSFDKQYLRDWLTSPASGWDRASDTPPPPLPADVVARTRERYLDAYERLTGAPLA; encoded by the coding sequence GTGACCGACACCTACGACGCCTTCGCTGGTGGCCCGCTCGACCTTCCCGGCTGGCGGCACGTCTACTCGGGCAAGGTGCGCGACCTGTACGAGCCCGACCTGCCGGCCCTCGGCGGGGCGCACCCGCTGGGTGACGTCGTGCTCGTCGTCGCCTCCGACCGGGTGAGCGCCTACGACCATGTGCTCAGCCCCGGCATCCCCGACAAGGGCGTGGTGCTCACCCAGCTCAGCCTGTGGTGGTTCGAGCAGCTCGCCGACCTGGTGCCCCACCATGTGGTCTCGGTCGCGCCGAGCGCCGAGCCGTTCGACGGCCTGGTGCCCGACGTCTTCGCCGGCCGCGCGATGATCTGCAAGCGCCTGCGGATGTACCCCGTCGAGTGCGTGGCGCGCGGGTACCTGACCGGCTCGGGGCTCGCGGAGTACCGCGTCTCGGGGTCGGTCACGGGGATCGCGCTGCCCGAGGGGCTGGTGGACGGGTCGCGCCTGCCCGAGCCGATCTTCACGCCCGCGACCAAGGCCGAGGTGGGCGAGCACGACGAGAACGTGCCGTTCTCGGCCGTCGTCGGCACGCTCGGGGAGGCCGCTGCGACCAGGCTGCGCGACCTGACGCTGGCCGTCTACTCGCGCGCCGAGCAGATCGCGCGAGAGCGGGGCGTCATCCTGGCCGACACCAAGCTGGAGTTCGGCGTCGACCCCGGGTCGGGTGCCGTCGTGCTGGGCGACGAGGTGCTGACCCCTGACTCGTCGCGGTTCTGGCCGGCCGACGAGTGGGAGCCGGGCCGCGCCCAGCCGAGCTTCGACAAGCAGTACCTGCGCGACTGGCTGACGTCGCCGGCGTCGGGCTGGGACAGGGCGAGCGACACGCCCCCGCCGCCCCTGCCCGCCGACGTCGTGGCCCGCACGCGCGAGCGCTACCTCGACGCCTACGAGAGGCTCACGGGAGCCCCGCTCGCCTGA
- the purD gene encoding phosphoribosylamine--glycine ligase, with product MRILVVGTGAREHAIVHALAAETGPAGGAAHELHAAPGNPGIAREATLHAVDQNDGAAVTALARSLGADLVVVGPEAPLVAGVADAVAAAGIAVFGPTAAAARLEGSKSFAKDVMAAAGVPTAMAHVCATVDEVAAALDAFGAPYVVKDDGLAAGKGVVVTGDRDAALDHARAALAARADGTEPCVVVEEYLDGPEVSLFVISDGAAVVPLAPAQDFKRIFDGDEGPNTGGMGAYSPLDWAPGGLVDEVVERIAQPTIDEMARRGTPFAGVLYVGLALTSRGTRVVEFNARFGDPETQVVLTRLRTPLSAVLLAAATGSLGDLPPLRWSPSPVVNVVVAADGYPGTVRTGDPITGIVDAEALEGVHVLHAGTAHAQDGALVAAGGRVLSVVAEGATLDEARDRAYDAVAWIGLHGSQHRTDIALKAARGEITVTSP from the coding sequence GTGAGAATCCTCGTCGTCGGGACCGGAGCCCGCGAGCACGCCATCGTCCACGCCCTCGCCGCGGAGACCGGGCCCGCGGGCGGCGCCGCGCACGAGCTGCACGCCGCCCCCGGCAACCCCGGTATCGCGCGTGAGGCCACGCTGCACGCCGTCGACCAGAACGACGGCGCCGCCGTCACCGCGCTCGCGCGCTCGCTCGGCGCCGACCTCGTCGTCGTCGGCCCCGAGGCGCCGCTCGTCGCCGGGGTCGCCGACGCCGTCGCGGCCGCGGGCATCGCCGTCTTCGGGCCGACGGCCGCCGCGGCCCGCCTCGAAGGCTCCAAGTCGTTCGCCAAGGACGTCATGGCGGCCGCCGGAGTCCCGACGGCGATGGCCCACGTGTGCGCGACGGTCGACGAGGTCGCCGCCGCGCTCGACGCGTTCGGCGCCCCGTACGTCGTCAAGGACGACGGCCTCGCCGCGGGCAAGGGCGTCGTCGTGACCGGCGACCGCGACGCGGCGCTCGACCACGCGCGTGCGGCGCTCGCGGCACGCGCGGACGGCACGGAGCCCTGCGTGGTGGTCGAGGAGTACCTCGACGGCCCTGAGGTGTCGCTGTTCGTGATCTCCGACGGCGCCGCCGTCGTCCCGCTGGCGCCGGCCCAGGACTTCAAGCGGATCTTCGACGGCGACGAGGGGCCCAACACGGGCGGCATGGGCGCCTACTCGCCGCTCGACTGGGCGCCCGGCGGGCTGGTCGACGAGGTCGTGGAGCGCATCGCGCAGCCGACGATCGACGAGATGGCCCGGCGCGGCACCCCGTTCGCGGGCGTGCTCTACGTGGGCCTGGCGCTGACCTCGCGCGGCACGCGGGTGGTCGAGTTCAACGCGCGGTTCGGGGACCCCGAGACGCAGGTGGTGCTGACGCGCCTGCGCACGCCGCTGTCGGCGGTGCTGCTCGCCGCCGCGACCGGGTCGCTGGGCGACCTGCCGCCGCTGCGCTGGTCGCCGTCGCCGGTGGTCAACGTGGTCGTCGCCGCGGACGGCTACCCCGGCACGGTCCGCACGGGCGACCCCATCACGGGCATCGTCGACGCCGAGGCGCTCGAGGGCGTCCACGTGCTGCACGCCGGGACGGCGCACGCGCAGGACGGGGCGCTCGTCGCGGCCGGCGGGCGCGTGCTGTCGGTCGTCGCGGAGGGTGCGACGCTCGACGAGGCGCGCGATCGCGCGTACGACGCCGTCGCGTGGATCGGCCTGCACGGGTCGCAGCACCGCACGGACATCGCGCTCAAGGCCGCGCGGGGAGAGATCACCGTCACGTCGCCGTGA